From the genome of Malus domestica chromosome 04, GDT2T_hap1, one region includes:
- the LOC103408656 gene encoding GDP-mannose 3,5-epimerase 2 codes for MGTAGETKYGAYTYENLEREPYWPSEKLRISITGAGGFIASHIARRLKNEGHYIIASDWKKNEHMTEDMFCHEFHLADLRVMDNCLKVTKNVDHVFNLAADMGGMGFIQSNHSVIFYNNTMISFNMVEASRINDVKRFFYASSACIYPEFKQLETNVSLKESDAWPAEPQDAYGLEKLATEELCKHYTKDFGIECRIGRFHNIYGPFGTWKGGREKAPAAFCRKALTATDKFEMWGDGLQTRSFTFIDECVEGVLRLTKSDFREPVNIGSDEMVSMNEMAEMVLSFEDKKLPIQHIPGPEGVRGRNSDNTLIKEKLGWAPTMRLKDGLRITYFWIKEQIEKEKAQGADLSVYGSSKVVGTQAPVQLGSLRAADGKE; via the exons ATGGGAACTGCTGGTGAAACTAAGTATGGTGCGTACACTTATGAAAACCTCGAGAGGGAACCTTATTGGCCTTCTGAAAAGCTCCGAATTTCCATCACCGGGGCAGGTGGCTTTATCGCGTCCCACATTGCCCGTAGATTGAAGAATGAGGGTCATTACATCATTGCTTCTGACTGGAAGAAGAATGAGCACATGACTGAAGATATGTTCTGCCATGAATTCCATCTTGCTGACCTCAGGGTCATGGATAACTGCTTGAAGGTTACTAAGAATGTTGACCATGTGTTCAACCTCGCAGCTGATATGGGCGGAATGGGCTTCATTCAGTCCAACCATTCTGTCATCTTTTATAATAATACCATGATTAGCTTCAACATGGTTGAAGCTTCTCGGATCAATGATGTGAAGAG gtttttctatgcttcaaGTGCTTGTATTTATCCTGAATTTAAGCAGCTGGAAACCAATGTGAGCCTAAAGGAGTCTGATGCTTGGCCTGCGGAG CCTCAAGATGCTTATGGCTTGGAGAAGCTTGCAACTGAGGAATTGTGCAAGCACTACACAAAAGACTTTGGAATTGAGTGCCGTATTGGAAGGTTCCACAACATTTATGGTCCTTTTGGAACCTGGAAAG GTGGAAGGGAGAAGGCTCCTGCTGCTTTTTGCAGAAAGGCACTCACTGCCACTGATAAGTTTGAGATGTGGGGAGATGGACTTCAGACCCGATCCTTCACTTTTATTGATGAATGTGTAGAAGGTGTTCTTCG GTTGACGAAGTCAGACTTCCGTGAGCCAGTGAATATTGGAAGTGATGAGATGGTTAGCATGAATGAGATGGCTGAGATGGTTCTTAGCTTTGAGGACAAGAAGCTGCCTATCCAGCACATTCCTGGGCCAGAGGGTGTCCGTGGTCGTAACTCGGACAACACGCTGATCAAAGAGAAACTTGGCTGGGCTCCTACCATGAGGTTGAAG GATGGTCTGAGAATTACATACTTCTGGATCAAGGAACAGAttgagaaagagaaggcacaagGTGCTGACCTCTCGGTGTATGGCTCATCTAAGGTTGTCGGAACCCAAGCCCCAGTTCAACTTGGTTCGCTGCGTGCTGCTGATGGTAAAGAATGA
- the LOC103408657 gene encoding V-type proton ATPase subunit F, with amino-acid sequence MAGRARIPNKSSALIAMIADEDTVTGFLLAGVGNVDLRRKTNYLIVDSKTTVKQIEDAFKEFTTKDDIAIVLISQYVANMIRFLVDSYNKPVPAILEIPSKDHPYDPAHDSVLSRVKYLFNTESVASGRR; translated from the exons ATGGCCGGCAGAGCTCGTATCCCCAATAAGAGTTCAGCGCTCATTGCCATGATTGCTGATGAG GACACTGTAACTGGATTTTTGCTGGCTGGAGTGGGTAACGTTGACTTGCGAAGAAAGACAAATTATCTCATTGTTGATTCAA AAACAACAGTGAAACAAATTGAAGATGCATTCAAGGAGTTTACGACAAAGGACGACATTGCAATTGTCTTGATCAGCCAATAT GTTGCAAACATGATAAGGTTTCTAGTCGATAGCTACAATAAGCCGGTTCCAGCTATTTTGGAAATCCCTTCCAAGGATCATCCTTATGACCCTGCACACGACTCGGTTCTTTCACGAGTGAAGTACCTCTTCAACACCGAATCTGTGGCATCAGGAAGGCGGTGA
- the LOC103408715 gene encoding light-inducible protein CPRF2-like isoform X2 encodes MMDKVFSVEEMADQLWSSTAPPANDGAAEGELNRSASEWAFQRFLQEASPHSPSPSPPTPPPPRPSSSSSSSAHHHDQDDVKEIKMVNSQHPHPNPTQTHSNNNTAAFNLRPPNVAVDSEEYQAFLKTKLDLACAAVALSRGSLVNAQESVALADSGSHASSTSQLGSQAPSKDLPSLPATQYRSAIPVRQATSGSSREMTDDEEAEGETAMNENMDPADVKRVRRMLSNRESARRSRRRKQAHLTELEEQASQLRVENSSLMKRLTDADKKYNEAAVDNRVLKADIETLRAKVKMAEETVKRLTGSNPIFHAMSEVSSIGMAPFDGSPSEASTDAAVPVQDDPIQYFFQPASENPTPTHDPRVENDSADVPSVENVQKNSAATPSADVSGNKMGQTPSLQRVASLEHLQKRIRGGNPSNGEQ; translated from the exons ATGATGGATAAGGTGTTTTCAGTGGAGGAAATGGCCGACCAGCTGTGGTCTTCCACAGCGCCGCCTGCCAATGACGGAGCCGCCGAGGGTGAACTGAACCGGAGTGCATCCGAGTGGGCCTTCCAGCGCTTTCTCCAAGAAGCCTCTCCCCACTCGCCGTCACCCTCCCCGCCGACGCCGCCACCTCCGCgtccttcttcttcgtcttcttcttcagcTCATCATCACGACCAAGACGACGTCAAAGAGATCAAGATGGTCAATTCCCAGCACCCCCACCCCAATCCAACTCAAACTCACAGCAACAACAACACGGCGGCGTTTAACCTGCGGCCGCCTAATGTCGCCGTCGATTCCGAGGAGTACCAGGCGTTCCTGAAGACCAAGCTCGATCTCGCCTGCGCCGCCGTGGCTCTGTCGAGG GGTTCGTTGGTGAACGCTCAAGAATCTGTTGCGTTAGCTGACAGCGGATCACACGCTTCCAGTACTTCACAACTCGGATCTCAAGCCCCTTCGAAAGATTTACCTTCGTTACCTGCAACGCAATATAGATCTGCGATCCCAGTAAGGCAAGCAACTAGCGGATCCTCGAGAGAAATGACAGATGATGAGGAAGCAGAAGGTGAAACTGCAATGAACGAGAATATGGACCCTGCTGATGTGAAACGCGTGAGAAG AATGCTGTCTAATAGAGAGTCAGCTAGACGCTCGAGAAGAAGAAAGCAGGCACATTTGACTGAGCTTGAGGAACAG GCATCTCAATTAAGAGTCGAGAACTCCTCTCTCATGAAGCGCCTGACTGATGCGGACAAGAAGTACAACGAAGCAGCTGTTGACAATAGAGTACTAAAAGCTGATATCGAAACATTGAGAGCAAAG GTAAAGATGGCTGAGGAGACGGTGAAAAGGCTAACTGGGTCGAACCCCATATTCCATGCCATGTCGGAGGTTTCATCAATCGGCATGGCACCATTTGATGGAAGCCCTTCAGAGGCATCAACAGATGCTGCTGTTCCGGTGCAAGATGACCCAATTCAATACTTTTTTCAACCTGCTTCTGAAAACCCTACACCAACTCATGACCCGAGAGTCGAGAATGATTCTGCAGACGTTCCTTCTGTTGAGAATGTGCAGAAGAATTCTGCAGCAACACCATCAGCAGATGTGTCGGGGAACAAGATGGGACAAACACCTTCCCTACAGCGAGTTGCTAGCTTAGAGCATCTGCAAAAGCGGATAAGGGGTGGAAACCCGTCCAATGGGGAGCAATAG
- the LOC103408715 gene encoding light-inducible protein CPRF2-like isoform X1, which translates to MMDKVFSVEEMADQLWSSTAPPANDGAAEGELNRSASEWAFQRFLQEASPHSPSPSPPTPPPPRPSSSSSSSAHHHDQDDVKEIKMVNSQHPHPNPTQTHSNNNTAAFNLRPPNVAVDSEEYQAFLKTKLDLACAAVALSRVKGSLVNAQESVALADSGSHASSTSQLGSQAPSKDLPSLPATQYRSAIPVRQATSGSSREMTDDEEAEGETAMNENMDPADVKRVRRMLSNRESARRSRRRKQAHLTELEEQASQLRVENSSLMKRLTDADKKYNEAAVDNRVLKADIETLRAKVKMAEETVKRLTGSNPIFHAMSEVSSIGMAPFDGSPSEASTDAAVPVQDDPIQYFFQPASENPTPTHDPRVENDSADVPSVENVQKNSAATPSADVSGNKMGQTPSLQRVASLEHLQKRIRGGNPSNGEQ; encoded by the exons ATGATGGATAAGGTGTTTTCAGTGGAGGAAATGGCCGACCAGCTGTGGTCTTCCACAGCGCCGCCTGCCAATGACGGAGCCGCCGAGGGTGAACTGAACCGGAGTGCATCCGAGTGGGCCTTCCAGCGCTTTCTCCAAGAAGCCTCTCCCCACTCGCCGTCACCCTCCCCGCCGACGCCGCCACCTCCGCgtccttcttcttcgtcttcttcttcagcTCATCATCACGACCAAGACGACGTCAAAGAGATCAAGATGGTCAATTCCCAGCACCCCCACCCCAATCCAACTCAAACTCACAGCAACAACAACACGGCGGCGTTTAACCTGCGGCCGCCTAATGTCGCCGTCGATTCCGAGGAGTACCAGGCGTTCCTGAAGACCAAGCTCGATCTCGCCTGCGCCGCCGTGGCTCTGTCGAGGGTAAAG GGTTCGTTGGTGAACGCTCAAGAATCTGTTGCGTTAGCTGACAGCGGATCACACGCTTCCAGTACTTCACAACTCGGATCTCAAGCCCCTTCGAAAGATTTACCTTCGTTACCTGCAACGCAATATAGATCTGCGATCCCAGTAAGGCAAGCAACTAGCGGATCCTCGAGAGAAATGACAGATGATGAGGAAGCAGAAGGTGAAACTGCAATGAACGAGAATATGGACCCTGCTGATGTGAAACGCGTGAGAAG AATGCTGTCTAATAGAGAGTCAGCTAGACGCTCGAGAAGAAGAAAGCAGGCACATTTGACTGAGCTTGAGGAACAG GCATCTCAATTAAGAGTCGAGAACTCCTCTCTCATGAAGCGCCTGACTGATGCGGACAAGAAGTACAACGAAGCAGCTGTTGACAATAGAGTACTAAAAGCTGATATCGAAACATTGAGAGCAAAG GTAAAGATGGCTGAGGAGACGGTGAAAAGGCTAACTGGGTCGAACCCCATATTCCATGCCATGTCGGAGGTTTCATCAATCGGCATGGCACCATTTGATGGAAGCCCTTCAGAGGCATCAACAGATGCTGCTGTTCCGGTGCAAGATGACCCAATTCAATACTTTTTTCAACCTGCTTCTGAAAACCCTACACCAACTCATGACCCGAGAGTCGAGAATGATTCTGCAGACGTTCCTTCTGTTGAGAATGTGCAGAAGAATTCTGCAGCAACACCATCAGCAGATGTGTCGGGGAACAAGATGGGACAAACACCTTCCCTACAGCGAGTTGCTAGCTTAGAGCATCTGCAAAAGCGGATAAGGGGTGGAAACCCGTCCAATGGGGAGCAATAG
- the LOC103408658 gene encoding sec-independent protein translocase protein TATA, chloroplastic-like — MEISSFTLSTPRSPLFLPSQSSQSTFLTSNGTTSLSFSKSTVNGSALVLSRSRTRTKRAEKGMTCTALFGLGMPELVVIAGVAALVFGPKKLPEVGKSIGKTVKSFQQAAKEFETELKKEPEGLTETPTAASEEEKQDAKVASSQENA; from the exons ATGGAGATTTCATCTTTTACTCTGTCCACTCCAAGATCCCCACTTTTTCTCCCTTCCCAATCATCCCAATCCACCTTCTTGACCAGCAATGGCACCACCTCTTTGTCCTTCAGCAAAAGCACTGTAAATGGCAGTGCTTTGGTTCTGAGCAGAAGCAGAACAAGGACTAAGAGAGCCGAGAAGGGTATGACGTGTACCGCTCTGTTTGGTCTTGGGATGCCGGAGCTTGTGGTTATAGCTGGTGTGGCGGCTCTGGTTTTTGGACCCAAGAAGTTGCCTGAAGTGGGGAAGAGTATTGGGAAGACTGTCAAGAGCTTCCAGCAG gcagcaaagGAGTTCGAGACAGAGCTTAAAAAAGAACCTGAGGGCCTCACAGAGACACCTACAGCGGCCagtgaagaagaaaaacaagatgCCAAGGTCGCAAGTTCACAGGAAAACGCATGA